The Halobacterium hubeiense genome contains the following window.
CCGAGATGGCCTGCGTCGGGACCGCCGTGGGGCGCGTCCACGACCGCGGCTACACCCACCACATCGAGCGGCTGATGGTGCTGTCGAACTTCGCCCTGCTGTACGGGACTAGTCCACAGGCGCTCAACGAGTGGTTCTACGGCGGGTTCGTGGACGCCTTCCACTGGGTCGTCACGCCGAACGTCGTCGGCATGGGGTCGTTCGGCACCGCGGCGTTCACGACGAAGCCGTACGCCGCGTCCGCGAACTACGTGGACCGCATGAGCGACTTCTGCGCGGGCTGTCGCTACGACCCCGACAGTACGACCGGCGCGGACGCCTGCCCGTTCAACAGCCTCTACTGGGACTTCCTCGCCGCCCGCGAGGACGACCTCCGCGCGAACCACCGGATGGGCCTCGTCTACAGTCACCTCGACGACAAGCGCGACGCCGGCGACCTCGCGGCGATTCGCGAGCGCGCCGACGCGGTCCGCTCGCGTGCGGCGTCCGGCGACCTCTGAGCCGTCACCCGGCCACCGCGTTCATAGGCGGGGCGGCGCTCACGGCCACTATGGCAGGCATCAACCCGAGCGCGCCGACGGACCCGCTCACCGACGTCCCCGAACGCGTCGAGGGCGCGCGACTCGTCGGCGTCGATGCGACGGGCACTCCCGTCTACTTCGACGAGGCGAACGAGCGGGCCTTCGAGGCCGTCGAGCGCGACGGCGAGTGGGTGGTCGGCGAGGAGCGCACCCGCGGCGCGCTCGCGGACGTGGTCGACGACGTCGGCACGCTCACGGGCTGGCGGGGACTGTCGGCGTTCGGCCGCGGCGAGGAGTGAGCGGTCGTCGCGGCCCGCCGAGCGGATTACGATTACGTAAGGGGCTATCGTTAGGTAGCCTTAACTGGCGGTCGGCCCTACCGAGGGACATGAGCGAAAGCGAGCAGTTGCCCGCGTGGTGTCCCGGCGACGGCTGGTGTTCGATTACCGCGACGGCGTCTCTCGTCGGGAAGAAGTGGCACCCGGTCATCATCCACCGGCTGCTCACGCGCGGCCCGCTCGGCTTCAACGCCCTCCAGGAGGAAGTCGACGGCATCTCCAGCAAGGTGCTCTCCGAGAGCCTCGACGACCTCGAAGAGAAGCAGGTCGTCTCCCGGACCATCGTCAGCGAGAAGCCGGTCCGCGTCGAGTACGCGCTCACCGAGCTGGGCGAGTCGCTGGAGCCGGTCGTGACCGCGCTCGAAGACTGGGGGAACGAACACCTCGAACCGGTCGAGGAAGAAGCGGCTTCGGTCGTCTGAGTCAGCGACCGCGGAGAATTACGTGGTTGTGCGCGTACCGGGCGCGACGACCGGCGGGACCGCTAGTCGAGGACGGCTTCGGCTTCCGGTTCGGCCGCTTCCTCGGCGTCCTCCTCGCTCTCGTCGAGGGAGAGCCGGTAGAGGTTCTGACGGGCGTCCGGGATGTAGATGTCCTTCTCGACGACGTCGGCCTCCTGCAGTCGGTCGAGGGCGTCCCGCACCGTTCGCTGGGACAGCCGGGAGTTCTCGACGATCTGCTTCTGCGTGAGGCCGCCGTTGTACTCCAGTACTTTCAGCACGAGCTTCGCACTCGGGGGCAGGTCCTGAACGAGTTCGTCGGTCGTCGTCATCTAATCGTACTGTGGACCGCCACCCCCTTTAGCGCTCGGTAACGGAGGTGTGAGCCAGTTACCGCGAGGTAACCGCCCCCTCGAAACGCGCCGCCGGCGACGGCGAAGGGCCGCGAAAATCCGAGGCGTGGAGCCGCCTAGACGGTGTCCGGTTCGACGTCTTCCGTGTACGTGCGCTTCCACGCGAGGACGTCCTCGATGGCGTCGCGGCCCGCGTCCGTGATGCGGTAGTAGTTCGTCCGGGAGTCCCGTTCGCCCTTCTCGACGAGACCGCGCTCGGCCAGCGAGTCGAGGTTCTGGTAGACGCGGGCGTGCAACACCGCCGAGCCGTAGTACTCCTCCAGTTCCGACTGAATTTCCATGCCCTTCGGGTCGTCGAGCCCGCAGAGCACGCAGAGGACGTCGCGCTGGAATCCCGTCGTCTCGTCTCGCTGTCCCATGCGCGACCCAACTCCTCCTAAAATTATAACTATTTCGACGCTAACTTAACGCCGGTCAGTCCGCAATCTCCGCCTCGTAGCCCGCGAACTCCACGGATTCGAGGAGTGCTTCGGTGTCCGCGTCGCCCTCCACGGTCGCGACGCCGTCGGCCTCGTCGGCGTCGGCGTCCTCGACGCCGTCGACGCCTTCCAGCGCGTTCTCGACGATGTCCTCGCAGCCCTCACAGCCCATGCCTTCGACGGTGAGTGTCGTCGTCATGTCGTCGCTACGTACGCGGCCCGCCGGCTAGGGCTTTTCGGCTTCCGGCGAGGCCGCCGGGAGAATCGTGGCGGACTCCGTTACCGGCCGAACAGCCGGTAGTCCTCGTCGGGGGAGTACCTGCGGAACAGCAGGCTGTTCGTGAGCACGCTGACGCTGGAGACGGCCATCGCGGCGGCCGCCAGCACCGGCTGGAGCAGCCCGAGGGACGCCAGCGGAATCATCGCGGTGTTGTACCCCAGCGCCCAGAAGAGGTTCTGCTTGATCTTCGAGAGCGTCCCCTCGCTGACGCGGATGGCCTTCACGACGTCGTAGGGGTCGTCGCGCATCAGCGTGACGTCCGCGGCCTCGATGGCGACGTCCGTCCCGGAGCCGATGGCGACGCCGACGTACGCCGTCGCGAGCGCGGGCGCGTCGTTGACGCCGTCCCCGACCATCATCGCCTGCGTGCCGTCCGCCTGGATGTCCTCGACGGCGTCGGCCTTCTCGTCTGGGAGCACGCCCGCGCGGACGTTCTCGGGGTCCACGCCGACCTGCTCGGCGACGGCGCGCGCGGTGCGCTCGTTGTCGCCCGTGATGACGTGGACGTCCACGCCGCGCTCGCGGAGGTCGGCGACGGCGCGCGCGGAACTCTCCTTGACGGTGTCGGCGTCCGCGACGACGCCCGCGACGCGGCCGTCCACGGCGACCAGCATCGCGGTCTTCCCCTCGCGTTCGAGGCGCTCCATCTCGCTCTCGGCGGGCGCGACGTCCACGCCCGCGTCTTCGAGGAGCTTCCGGTTGCCGACCAGCACCTCGCGGCCGTCCACGGTCGCTTTCACGCCCTGTCCGGGGACGTTCTCGAACTCCTCGGCGTCGCCGACGTCGACGCCGCGCTCGCGTGCACCATCGACGATTGCCCGGCCAAGCGGGTGCTCGCTGCCGGACTCGGCGGCCGCGGCCATCCGCAGGACGAACGACTCGTCGACCTCGGGGGCCGCGAGCGCGCCGCCGTCCGGGGCCGCGCGCTCGTCGTCCACCACGACCACGTCAGTCAGCTCCATCTCGCCGGTCGTGAGCGTGCCCGTCTTGTCGAAGACGACCGTGTCCACGTCGCGGACGCGTTCGAGGACGTCGCCGCCCTTGAACAGGACGCCGTTCTGCGCGCCGATGCTGGTGCCCACCATCGTCGCCGCGGGCGTCGCCAGCCCGAGCGCGCAGGGACACGCGATGAGCACCGCGGACGCGAACACGACGACGCTGAACTCGAAGACGCCGACCGCCGCGGGGCCGCCGACCACGACGCCCCACAGCGGCAGCGCGCCGATGAAGTTCGCCAGCGCCTCGGGGAATGCGTACCAGACGACCGCCCAGAAGACGGCGTTGAGGATGACCGCGGGCACGAAGTACGCGGAGATGCGGTCGGCGACGTTCTGAATCTCGGGCTGGCGGGACTGGGCCTCCTTGACCGTCTGGACGATTTGCTGGATGGCGGTGTCCTCGCCGACCTTCGTCGCCTCCACGACGAGCACGCCGTTCTCGTTGACCGTGGAGCCGACCACCTCGTCGCCGGGCTCCTTCGAGACCGGAACGGACTCCCCAGTGACCATCGACTCGTCGACCGCGGACTCGCCCTCGACGACCACGCCGTCCGTGGGGATCTTCTCGCCGGGCCGCACCTTCATCCGGTCGCCGACTTCGACCTCGGAGAGCGGGATTTCCTCCTCGGTGCCGTCCTCGCGGACGACGGTCGCGGTGTCGGCCTCCATCTCCAGGAGCTTCCGGAGCGCGTCGCTGGCCTGGCTCTTCGAGCGCGCTTCGAGGTAGTTCCCGAGCGTGATGAACACGAGGATGAGCGCGGCCGTGTCGAAGTACAGCCCCGCCTCCGGGAGGATGCCGAGCAGCGCGACGACCGAGTAGACGTACGCGGTCGTCGAGCCGAGCGCGATGAGCACGTCCATGTTCGCGGTCCGGTTCTTCACGAGCGCCTTGTAGGAGTTCTCCAAGAACTCGCGGCCGAGCACGGCGTACACCGGCGTCGCGAGCAGGAACTCCACCCAGCCGAAGCGCGCGCCGAAGACGGTCTCCGGGAGGACGCCGCCCCCGAGGAGGTGGGTCTCCACGACAAAGAACAACAGCGGCGCGGACAGCAACGCGCCGAACAGCGTGAGGTTCCGCTGGTGGCGGGTTTCGGCCTCGCGCGCCGCGTCCGCGGCGCTCCGACTGTCCTCCGTGTCCTCACCGCCCTCGCCGCCGTCCTCGCGGACGGGCGAGTAGCCGGCGTCCTCGATGGCGTCGTAGACCGCCTCGAAGTCCACCTCGGCGGGGTTGTAGCGGACGCTCACCTCGTCGGTGGCGTAGTTCGCGTCCACCGAGACGACCCCCGGGACGTCGCCGACCGCGTCCTCGATGGTGGTCGCGCAGTTCGCACACGACATGTCCGTCACCGTCATCGTGCGGTCGTCGTCCACCGGGTCGTAGCCGGCGTCCTCGATGGCCGCGTAGATTTCCCCGAGCGACACCACTTCCGGGTCGTACTCGACGGTCCCGCCGTCCGTGGCGAAGTTCACGTCGGCGTCGCGGACGCCGTCGAGGGCGGTAACCGCGTCCGCGACGGTGGACGCGCAGTTCGCGCACGTCATCCCCGAGACGTCGACGTGGATTCGGCGCTCTGTCATTACGTGCTAGTACGTTCTAATGGTTCAAGCGAGTTGCCCCTTCGAACGTTCGACAAGCGCGGCCCTGAACTTTCGATTCCGAAGCCGCCGGTCAGTGGGCGGGCGCGTAGCTCTCGGACACGACGTTCAACACGAACACGCCCGTCAACAGCAACGCGACGCCGAGGAGCGCGGCGGCGTCCACGCGCTCGTCGAAGAACACGGCGCCAGCGCCGACCGCACCGACGATGCCCACCGCCGACCAGGTCGCGTACACCAGCCCGACGGGCAGCGTCTCCAGCGTGCGCCCGAGGAAGTAGAACGAACACAGGTAGCCGACGACCACCGCGCCGGTCGCGGCGGGATTCGAGAAGCCGTCGGAGAACTTCAGCGCGGTCGTCCCCGCGATTTCGGCGGCGATGGCCGACGCCAGGTAGACGTACGCGTTCATGCGTCGGCGGTCGCTCTAATCGAAGATAACGGTTCGCTCGGACTGCACGCCGCGAGAACGCGCGCGTTCAGAAGTGCAGTATCGTGAACGCGGCCGCGAGCCCGGCGAGCGCGACGAGGTTCAGGCCGACGGACTGCTTGTGGTAGCGCGCGAACGCGTCCGAGCCGGCGGCCTCCATCTTCGGAATCAGCTGGTAACGCGCGTAGAGGTTCGCGAGGAACGCTGCCACGACGCCGACGTCCGCAATCAGCGGCGGTTCGCCGACGTCCGCCACGAGCGGGCCGACGGCCCACGCGACGAGCACGATTGCGCCCATCCAGATGCCGAACGAGTAGTAGCGCGGGAAGACGACGTTGACCGCGTCGCCGGCGCGCTCCTCGCCGAGCTCGTCGAACAGCGCGGGCGCGGCGACGAACGAGAAGAAGACGATGCTGCCGAGCCACATCCCGAGCGCGGCGTGCACGAACAGGGAGACGACGCTCATGTCCCAGTCCTCGGCGGCCACCCATCTCAACGTTCGGGATTTAAGTCTCGGGCGCGGGTACGACCGTGCAATGTCGAGACAGGGGCGCCGCGTGCTCGCGTACGCCGGCCTCCTCGCGGCCGTCGCGGCGACGTACACCGTCGCGTTCAAGCACGGGATGGCGTTCTTCGAGGGCGACGAGCTGACATACGTCGAGTCCCTCCAGTTCGTCGGGCAGACGTTCACCACCACGGGGTACGGCGAGTACGCGCCGTGGACGTCGAACGTGATGCTGATTACGGTGGTCGTGATGCAGCTCAGCGGCGTCTTCCTCATCTTCCTGACGCTGCCGCTGTTCGTCGTGCCGTGGATAGAAGAACGGTTGGAGGTCGAGCCGCCCCGCAGCGTGGACCTCGAAGGCCACGTCGTCATCTGCGGGTTCGGCGCGCGCGACGAGACGCTCGCCGCGGAGCTGGACGCGCAGGGCGTCGAGTACGTCGTCCTCACCGACGACCGCGAGACCGCGCTGTCGCTGTACGAGGACGGCTGGCAGGCGGTCCACGGCGACCCCGAGACCGAGCGCGGCCTCGAACGCGTGAACGTCGCGGACGCCCGCACGGTCGTCCTCGACGAGAGCGACGAGCGCAACGCCACCATCGCGTTGACCGTCGGGGACCTCGCGCCCGACGTCCAGACGGTGTGTTTCGTGGAGGACCCGTCGCTGGCGGAGTACCTCCGGTACGCGGGCGCGGACCGCGTGCTCGGACCACGAGAGATTCTCGGCCGCAGCCTCGCGCGAAACGTCACGACCACTATCTCCTCCCGGCTCGGGGACGCCGTCGAAATCGGCGAGGACTTCGAAATCGTGGAGATGCCAGTCCAGTACGGCAGCGACCTCGACGGCGCGACGCTGGGCGACACCGACCTCCTCGAACCCGGCGGCGTGAACGCGGTCGGCGCGTGGTTCGCCGGCGAGTTCGTCGGCTCCCCGGACCCCGACCGGGAACTCACGCGCAACACCGTGTTGCTGGTCGCGGGCCGCGAGGACGAACTCGAAGCCTTCGAGGGGCGGACGCTCGCGCCCGACGAGCGGGGCGGCGAGCACGTCGTCGTCGCGGGGTACGGCGAGGTCGGCTCGACCGTCCGCGAGGTGCTCGACGAGGAGGACATCGACACGACGGTCGTGGACGTCGAGGACCGCCCCGGCGTGGACGTCGTCGGGGACGCCACCGAGGGCGGGACGCTCCGGAGCGCGGGCATCGAGGACGCGACCGCGCTCGTGCTCGCGCTCGGCGACGACACCTCGACGGTGTTCGCCACGCTCGTCGCGCGCGAGGCCAGCGAGCGCGTGGAGATTCTCTGCCGCGCGAACGACACCGAGAGCGCCCGCAAACTGTACGCGGCGGGCGCCGACTACGTGCTGTCGCTGGCGACCGTCGCCGGCCGGATGCTCGCCCAGACCATCCTCGACGAGGACGTGATGGCCCTCGACAAGCAAATCGACGTCGTGCGCACCGAGGCACCCGCGCTCGTCGGGCAGACGCTCGCCGAAGCCGACGTCCGCGCCCGCACCGGCTGCACGGTGGTCGCCGTCCAGCGCGGCGGGGAGGTCGTCTCCCAGCCGGACGCGAGCTTCCGCGTCCGCGACGGGGACGCGCTGGTCGTGGTCGGCGCGGACGCCGACGTCGCGCAGTTCAACGAGCTGGCGGGCGTCCACGCGACGCCGCCGTAGCCGCGCCCGAAAACGGTGCGAGAACTGATACGTCACCGCGAGTCGCGCGGGCCGCCGCCACGGGCCGAGCGCCGTGTCGCGATTCTCGACCGCTGACAGCGGCACACGAGCCCCTATCCCGCACATACTTATGTGCCTCCGTCCAACTATCAGCAAGCGGAACAGGCCGAAGTGACGTCGGTTTCGCCCGTACAAATGACGTACAACGTCGACGGGGTGCTCCCCACCGGGCTGGTCTCGGGGTTCGACGACGGCACGAACCTCCTGTTGAGCGGCCCGGCGATGTCCGGCAAACGCGACCTCCTCCTGTCGCTGCTGGCGCGCGGTGAGGCCGACGGCGACGGCGCCGTCATCGTGACCGCCCGCGACCCGGCCGAGGAGGTGGCCGCGGAGTACGCCGACGCGGTCGCCGCGGAGCCGCGGTTCCTCCGCATCATCGACTGCGTCAGCGCGCAGAGCGGCAGCGCTACGAACGGCGACAACACCCACTACGTCTCCTCGCCCGGCGACCTCACGGGGATGGGCATCGAGTTCTCGGAGGTCGCGCGCGCCGCCGGCGACGCCGGCGTCGACCGGCTCCGCGTCGGATTCGACTCGCTGTCCCCGCTGTTGATGTACGTGGACCTCCAGCGGCTCTTCCGGTTCCTCCACGTGTTTACCAGTCAGATACAGTCGCAGGGCTGGCTGGGCGTGTTCTCCGTGGACCCGGAGAGCCACGACGAGCAGACCATCAACACCATCAGCCAGCTGTTCGACGGCGTCGTGGACGTCCGGCTGACCGACGCCGGCGACCGCGAAGTCCGCGTGCGCGGCGTCTCCGAAGGGCCGACCGAGTGGACGGTCGTGGAGTGACCTACGACTCCCGCTCGTGACGCGCCGCGGCGACGTCCGCGACTTGCTCCCGCTGAGGGCTGTACGCGAGGTGTGCGGGACAGTCGCAGTCCGACGCGCCCAGCCCCGATAGCGGCGTTCCAGCGTCGTTGAGCGCCCGCGCCGTCTCGCACTCGATGTCGTCGTTCTCGGTGACGTAGACAGCGACGACTCGGCTGTCGGGGTGGCCCAGCAGGTAGTCGACGTGCCAGTGGCGGGCGTCGGACTCCCCGCGCGCGAGCCGCCGGTGGCGCTCGACGCGCTTCAGGCCGCCAGCGCCGAACGCCGATCCCGTGTACGCGTACCAGCCTTCGTCGAGGTCGTACTCGCCGCGCGCGCCGAACTCGACGGTCGCCGGCTCGGGCAGTTCGACGAGCAGCGTGTACGTGCCCGGCTCCATCTCACTCGTGGCCCGAGACCGGCACCGGCTCGTAGGGCGCTTCGAGGTAGTCGATGTCCGAGTCCGAGAGGTCGATGTCGAGCGCTTCGACGGCGTCTTCGAGGTGTTCGATGCTCGTCGTGCCGACGATGGGAGCGTCCACGCGGTCCTTGTGGAACAGCCACGCGAGTGCGATTTGCGCCATCTTCACGTCCTTCTCGTCGGCGAGCTCCTGCACGCGCTCGTTGACCGCCGGGCCGCCGCCCTCCCGGTAGGGGTGCTCGTAGAGGCGCTTCTCGCTGGCGCCGCGCTCGGTCGCCTTCACGTCCTCGTGGGGGCGCGTGAGGTAGCCCCGCGCCATCGGCGACCACGGCATCACGCCGACGCCCTCCTTCTCGCAGAGCGGCAGCATCTCGCGCTCCTCCTCGCGGTAGACGAGATTGTAGTGGTTCTGCATCGTCGCGAACCGCTCGTAGCCCTCGCGGTCGCTGGCGTGCAGCGCCTCCGCGAACTGGTGGGCCCACATCGAGGACGCGCCGACGTACCGCGTCTGCCCGCGGCGCACGGCGTCCGTGAGCGCCGCCAGCGTCTCGTCGATTGGCGTGTCGTAGTCCC
Protein-coding sequences here:
- a CDS encoding PadR family transcriptional regulator, whose amino-acid sequence is MGQRDETTGFQRDVLCVLCGLDDPKGMEIQSELEEYYGSAVLHARVYQNLDSLAERGLVEKGERDSRTNYYRITDAGRDAIEDVLAWKRTYTEDVEPDTV
- a CDS encoding DMT family transporter, with the translated sequence MNAYVYLASAIAAEIAGTTALKFSDGFSNPAATGAVVVGYLCSFYFLGRTLETLPVGLVYATWSAVGIVGAVGAGAVFFDERVDAAALLGVALLLTGVFVLNVVSESYAPAH
- a CDS encoding aldo/keto reductase, giving the protein MEYTTLGDTGMEVSRICLGCMSFGSSEWRPWVLDEEDARPVIERAIELGVNFFDTANMYSEGESERVLGNVLAEYDRDEHVVATKGYFQMDEDNPNSGGLSRKAIEQELENSLDRLGMETVDLYQIHRWDYDTPIDETLAALTDAVRRGQTRYVGASSMWAHQFAEALHASDREGYERFATMQNHYNLVYREEEREMLPLCEKEGVGVMPWSPMARGYLTRPHEDVKATERGASEKRLYEHPYREGGGPAVNERVQELADEKDVKMAQIALAWLFHKDRVDAPIVGTTSIEHLEDAVEALDIDLSDSDIDYLEAPYEPVPVSGHE
- a CDS encoding potassium channel family protein, which translates into the protein MSRQGRRVLAYAGLLAAVAATYTVAFKHGMAFFEGDELTYVESLQFVGQTFTTTGYGEYAPWTSNVMLITVVVMQLSGVFLIFLTLPLFVVPWIEERLEVEPPRSVDLEGHVVICGFGARDETLAAELDAQGVEYVVLTDDRETALSLYEDGWQAVHGDPETERGLERVNVADARTVVLDESDERNATIALTVGDLAPDVQTVCFVEDPSLAEYLRYAGADRVLGPREILGRSLARNVTTTISSRLGDAVEIGEDFEIVEMPVQYGSDLDGATLGDTDLLEPGGVNAVGAWFAGEFVGSPDPDRELTRNTVLLVAGREDELEAFEGRTLAPDERGGEHVVVAGYGEVGSTVREVLDEEDIDTTVVDVEDRPGVDVVGDATEGGTLRSAGIEDATALVLALGDDTSTVFATLVAREASERVEILCRANDTESARKLYAAGADYVLSLATVAGRMLAQTILDEDVMALDKQIDVVRTEAPALVGQTLAEADVRARTGCTVVAVQRGGEVVSQPDASFRVRDGDALVVVGADADVAQFNELAGVHATPP
- a CDS encoding heavy-metal-associated domain-containing protein; this encodes MTTTLTVEGMGCEGCEDIVENALEGVDGVEDADADEADGVATVEGDADTEALLESVEFAGYEAEIAD
- a CDS encoding RAD55 family ATPase; this encodes MTYNVDGVLPTGLVSGFDDGTNLLLSGPAMSGKRDLLLSLLARGEADGDGAVIVTARDPAEEVAAEYADAVAAEPRFLRIIDCVSAQSGSATNGDNTHYVSSPGDLTGMGIEFSEVARAAGDAGVDRLRVGFDSLSPLLMYVDLQRLFRFLHVFTSQIQSQGWLGVFSVDPESHDEQTINTISQLFDGVVDVRLTDAGDREVRVRGVSEGPTEWTVVE
- a CDS encoding MarR family transcriptional regulator, which encodes MTTTDELVQDLPPSAKLVLKVLEYNGGLTQKQIVENSRLSQRTVRDALDRLQEADVVEKDIYIPDARQNLYRLSLDESEEDAEEAAEPEAEAVLD
- a CDS encoding DUF4149 domain-containing protein, yielding MSVVSLFVHAALGMWLGSIVFFSFVAAPALFDELGEERAGDAVNVVFPRYYSFGIWMGAIVLVAWAVGPLVADVGEPPLIADVGVVAAFLANLYARYQLIPKMEAAGSDAFARYHKQSVGLNLVALAGLAAAFTILHF
- a CDS encoding winged helix-turn-helix transcriptional regulator; amino-acid sequence: MSESEQLPAWCPGDGWCSITATASLVGKKWHPVIIHRLLTRGPLGFNALQEEVDGISSKVLSESLDDLEEKQVVSRTIVSEKPVRVEYALTELGESLEPVVTALEDWGNEHLEPVEEEAASVV
- a CDS encoding GIY-YIG nuclease family protein, giving the protein MEPGTYTLLVELPEPATVEFGARGEYDLDEGWYAYTGSAFGAGGLKRVERHRRLARGESDARHWHVDYLLGHPDSRVVAVYVTENDDIECETARALNDAGTPLSGLGASDCDCPAHLAYSPQREQVADVAAARHERES
- a CDS encoding heavy metal translocating P-type ATPase, producing the protein MTERRIHVDVSGMTCANCASTVADAVTALDGVRDADVNFATDGGTVEYDPEVVSLGEIYAAIEDAGYDPVDDDRTMTVTDMSCANCATTIEDAVGDVPGVVSVDANYATDEVSVRYNPAEVDFEAVYDAIEDAGYSPVREDGGEGGEDTEDSRSAADAAREAETRHQRNLTLFGALLSAPLLFFVVETHLLGGGVLPETVFGARFGWVEFLLATPVYAVLGREFLENSYKALVKNRTANMDVLIALGSTTAYVYSVVALLGILPEAGLYFDTAALILVFITLGNYLEARSKSQASDALRKLLEMEADTATVVREDGTEEEIPLSEVEVGDRMKVRPGEKIPTDGVVVEGESAVDESMVTGESVPVSKEPGDEVVGSTVNENGVLVVEATKVGEDTAIQQIVQTVKEAQSRQPEIQNVADRISAYFVPAVILNAVFWAVVWYAFPEALANFIGALPLWGVVVGGPAAVGVFEFSVVVFASAVLIACPCALGLATPAATMVGTSIGAQNGVLFKGGDVLERVRDVDTVVFDKTGTLTTGEMELTDVVVVDDERAAPDGGALAAPEVDESFVLRMAAAAESGSEHPLGRAIVDGARERGVDVGDAEEFENVPGQGVKATVDGREVLVGNRKLLEDAGVDVAPAESEMERLEREGKTAMLVAVDGRVAGVVADADTVKESSARAVADLRERGVDVHVITGDNERTARAVAEQVGVDPENVRAGVLPDEKADAVEDIQADGTQAMMVGDGVNDAPALATAYVGVAIGSGTDVAIEAADVTLMRDDPYDVVKAIRVSEGTLSKIKQNLFWALGYNTAMIPLASLGLLQPVLAAAAMAVSSVSVLTNSLLFRRYSPDEDYRLFGR